The following are encoded in a window of Shewanella psychrotolerans genomic DNA:
- a CDS encoding M16 family metallopeptidase gives MKKWILAAAISAALTGCVSSSLPTALPQGVSLIESVKVADSSVGIAYKKYQLTNGLTVILHQDRSDPLVHVDVTYHVGSARELPGRSGFAHLFEHMMFQGSENVADEQHFKTVTEAGGSLNGTTNTDRTNYFETVPSNQLEKMLWLESDRMGYLLPALTDKKFEVQRETVKNERAQRIDNQPYGRMNERFNQAFYPVGHQYSWPVIGWPEDLDRANVEDVKHFFQRWYGPNNATLTIGGDFDEQQALAWINKYFGEIPRGPEVTAEQKKLVTLDSTRYISMEDRVHLPLLRIAFPTVYASHKDEAALDLLSNIIGGGPTSLVYKNLVKDGYAVQAGVSHPCQELACQFSIYALANPARGGQLSDIEQRVRESIAEFEQRGVTDDDLQKVKVQFEANTIFGLQSVKGKVSTLALNQTFFGNPDMIAYDLNRYANVTKEDVMRVFNTYIKDKPMVVMSVVPEGQKQLIAHEDNYLAPAPQVAQTAVSGIEEVKVASASFDRSVMPSAQAAPVITVPSLWTTKLANGIEVMGTTSTETPTVELLIYLNGGHRLVDVEQAGLASLTASLLNESTALHSTEELAQALEMLGSSVSFGASTYQSYIKVSALTSHIDETLDIVQEKLFKPGFNAADFERVKQQHLQSLQHMQSDPNYIADSGFDALLFGLDNPLGVSTQGSFESVSGLTLDDVKAFYQQQYRAGNAQVIAVSDLNQTQMLAKLKGLSQWQGEASQVPVLAKLPTLETGTVYIIDKPDAAQSVIKIGKRSMPYDATGDYFKSYLMNYPLGGAFNSRINLNLREDKGYTYGARSYFNGGSETGVFEASASVRSDVTAQALVEFVKELKDYQANGITDKELAFMRNSISQAQALDYETPYQKAGFMRRIQRFGLDANFTTAQSKIINSISKEELNRLASSELNLNEMVMLIVGDKAKIEADIKTLGYPVKTLQL, from the coding sequence ATGAAGAAATGGATATTAGCAGCGGCAATCTCGGCTGCGCTAACGGGTTGTGTCTCATCTAGTTTACCCACAGCTTTGCCTCAAGGCGTTTCGCTTATCGAGAGTGTTAAGGTTGCTGATTCAAGTGTTGGCATTGCTTATAAGAAGTACCAACTAACGAATGGCTTAACCGTTATCTTGCATCAAGACCGTTCCGATCCATTAGTTCATGTAGATGTTACCTATCATGTTGGTAGTGCTAGAGAGCTTCCCGGTCGCTCAGGGTTTGCTCATCTTTTCGAACATATGATGTTCCAAGGATCTGAAAACGTCGCTGATGAACAGCATTTCAAAACCGTGACCGAAGCGGGTGGTAGTCTTAACGGTACTACCAACACAGATCGTACCAACTATTTTGAAACGGTTCCGAGTAATCAGCTAGAAAAAATGTTGTGGCTCGAGTCTGATCGTATGGGGTACTTGCTACCGGCATTAACCGATAAAAAGTTCGAGGTGCAGCGGGAAACGGTTAAAAACGAGCGTGCACAACGTATCGACAATCAGCCTTATGGCAGAATGAATGAGCGTTTTAACCAAGCATTTTATCCCGTTGGCCATCAGTATTCTTGGCCTGTGATTGGTTGGCCTGAAGATTTAGACCGCGCTAATGTTGAAGATGTTAAGCATTTTTTCCAAAGATGGTATGGACCAAACAACGCCACGTTGACAATCGGTGGTGATTTTGATGAACAGCAGGCTCTAGCTTGGATAAACAAGTATTTTGGTGAGATCCCTCGTGGTCCAGAAGTTACAGCTGAACAGAAGAAACTGGTCACTCTAGACAGTACGCGTTATATCTCGATGGAAGATCGGGTTCATTTACCTTTGTTACGTATTGCGTTTCCTACCGTTTATGCAAGCCATAAAGATGAAGCTGCGCTCGATCTGTTATCAAATATTATCGGTGGAGGCCCAACGTCGCTGGTATATAAAAATCTTGTGAAAGATGGTTACGCCGTGCAAGCGGGTGTGAGTCACCCATGTCAAGAGCTCGCTTGCCAGTTTTCTATCTATGCTTTAGCTAATCCGGCCCGCGGCGGTCAGTTGAGTGATATCGAACAGCGCGTTAGAGAGTCAATTGCCGAGTTTGAGCAGCGTGGCGTGACCGATGATGACCTACAAAAAGTTAAAGTGCAGTTTGAGGCCAATACCATTTTTGGGCTGCAAAGTGTTAAAGGTAAGGTATCAACCTTAGCATTAAATCAGACCTTTTTCGGTAATCCTGACATGATAGCTTATGATCTTAATCGTTATGCCAATGTCACCAAGGAAGATGTTATGCGCGTCTTTAATACTTATATTAAAGATAAGCCTATGGTTGTTATGAGCGTCGTACCTGAAGGGCAAAAACAGTTAATCGCCCATGAAGATAATTACCTTGCGCCGGCACCGCAAGTCGCACAAACCGCGGTATCAGGCATTGAAGAGGTTAAAGTTGCTAGCGCTTCATTCGATCGCAGTGTAATGCCTAGCGCCCAAGCGGCCCCTGTCATCACGGTTCCCAGTTTATGGACCACAAAGCTGGCTAACGGTATTGAGGTGATGGGCACCACAAGTACCGAGACGCCAACAGTGGAGTTGTTAATTTACCTTAATGGTGGTCATCGTCTCGTCGATGTGGAACAAGCCGGACTTGCGAGCTTAACGGCTTCGTTGCTCAATGAGTCTACAGCGCTTCATAGTACCGAAGAGCTTGCCCAAGCGTTAGAGATGTTAGGCAGTTCGGTTAGTTTTGGCGCGAGTACTTATCAGAGTTATATCAAAGTGTCGGCGCTGACATCTCATATCGATGAGACATTGGATATCGTGCAAGAGAAGCTATTTAAACCAGGCTTTAATGCAGCAGATTTTGAACGTGTTAAGCAGCAGCATCTGCAGAGCTTGCAACATATGCAGTCAGATCCAAACTATATTGCCGATAGTGGTTTCGATGCGTTGCTATTTGGCCTAGATAATCCATTAGGTGTGAGTACTCAAGGTTCATTTGAGAGCGTGTCTGGATTAACGCTTGATGATGTTAAAGCCTTTTATCAGCAGCAATATCGTGCTGGTAATGCGCAGGTCATTGCGGTCAGCGATCTTAATCAAACTCAGATGCTTGCCAAGTTAAAGGGGTTATCCCAGTGGCAAGGTGAGGCAAGTCAGGTCCCCGTTCTAGCTAAGTTGCCTACATTAGAGACTGGCACGGTATACATAATTGACAAACCAGATGCCGCTCAGTCAGTCATTAAAATTGGTAAGCGCTCTATGCCCTATGACGCTACGGGAGATTACTTTAAATCTTATCTGATGAACTACCCGTTAGGCGGGGCGTTTAATAGCCGTATTAATCTTAATCTACGTGAGGATAAAGGTTATACCTATGGTGCAAGAAGTTACTTTAATGGCGGCAGCGAAACGGGAGTTTTCGAAGCATCGGCTAGTGTGCGCAGTGATGTCACAGCTCAAGCCTTAGTTGAATTTGTAAAAGAGCTAAAAGATTATCAGGCAAATGGCATTACTGATAAGGAGTTAGCCTTTATGCGAAACTCTATCTCTCAAGCGCAGGCGTTAGACTATGAAACGCCTTATCAAAAGGCCGGGTTTATGCGTCGCATTCAACGTTTTGGACTCGATGCTAACTTTACGACGGCCCAATCGAAGATCATTAACAGTATCTCGAAAGAGGAGCTTAATCGCTTGGCGAGCAGTGAGCTTAATCTTAACGAAATGGTAATGTTAATTGTTGGCGATAAAGCGAAAATAGAAGCAGACATTAAAACCTTGGGCTATCCTGTGAAAACTTTACAGTTGTAA
- the gshA gene encoding glutamate--cysteine ligase: MNSFNEVIDLLNDEQGRDALNGMLRGIEREALRIEPSGHLATDKHPQSLGAALTNSRITTDYSESLLEFITPVHQNIDTLLTDLTQTHAFTVRNLGKQQLWPVSMPCYVGDVADIPIADYGSSNTGQLKRLYRKGLTYRYGAQMQIISGVHFNFSVSDSLWDRLYQASDKRLSRCDFISESYFGLIRNYRRLVWVLPYLFGASPALCGSFIKDQKTDLAFEKLGKGTLYLPYATSLRMSDLGYTNKEQERLNISYNSLAEYLEGINAAINMPSTHFEQIGVKVDGEYRQLNANVLQIENEFYSPIRAKRVGLSGEKPSEALARAGVEYIEVRALDVNPFSPLGIDADQVRFLDLFLLHCLLSPSAKTDPQGEREISQNLNAVIIEGRKPGLSLNRDGDSVSMNTWLNELFDELSSVAKLLDGEQQDYQQALAHWRAAVDDPSQTLSGKILGELLSSQIDHSYWVKELAERYYQQLLDYPLSPEVEQDYVRAAEKSWQVQAQMEAESKVSFEQYLFDYFAKVPAEIEHVG; encoded by the coding sequence TTGAACTCTTTCAATGAAGTTATTGACCTACTTAATGATGAGCAGGGACGAGATGCACTAAATGGGATGTTACGAGGAATTGAGCGTGAAGCATTGCGTATCGAACCATCGGGACATCTTGCAACGGACAAACATCCACAAAGTTTAGGTGCCGCGCTAACGAATTCGCGCATCACCACAGACTACAGTGAGTCGTTGTTAGAGTTTATTACGCCAGTGCATCAAAATATTGATACTTTATTGACTGATTTGACTCAGACCCATGCGTTTACCGTACGTAACTTAGGTAAACAGCAGTTGTGGCCAGTGAGCATGCCTTGTTATGTCGGTGATGTGGCCGATATTCCGATCGCTGACTATGGCAGTTCTAATACGGGACAATTAAAGCGTTTATATCGCAAGGGATTAACTTACCGTTACGGCGCGCAGATGCAGATCATCTCTGGTGTGCACTTTAACTTTTCGGTGTCTGATTCATTATGGGATCGTTTATATCAAGCGTCCGATAAACGCCTAAGTCGTTGTGATTTTATCTCTGAATCCTATTTTGGTTTGATCCGCAACTATCGTCGTCTAGTATGGGTATTACCCTATCTTTTTGGCGCGTCACCTGCACTTTGTGGTTCATTTATTAAGGATCAAAAAACCGATTTAGCGTTTGAAAAGCTAGGTAAGGGGACGCTTTATCTTCCCTATGCCACATCGCTTCGTATGAGCGATTTGGGGTATACCAATAAAGAGCAAGAGCGCTTAAATATCAGCTATAACTCCCTTGCTGAGTATCTCGAAGGAATAAACGCTGCGATTAACATGCCTTCAACCCATTTTGAACAGATCGGGGTCAAGGTCGATGGCGAATATCGTCAGCTTAATGCGAATGTGCTGCAAATTGAAAACGAATTTTACTCACCCATTCGTGCTAAACGAGTTGGTCTCAGCGGTGAAAAACCATCTGAAGCGTTAGCGCGAGCTGGGGTCGAATATATTGAGGTTCGGGCATTAGATGTTAACCCATTTAGTCCGCTTGGTATCGATGCTGATCAGGTTCGTTTTCTCGATCTATTTTTATTACACTGCTTGCTCAGTCCATCAGCAAAAACCGATCCTCAAGGTGAGCGAGAAATTAGCCAGAACCTTAATGCTGTTATCATTGAAGGACGTAAACCGGGATTAAGTTTGAATCGCGACGGTGATTCAGTATCGATGAACACATGGTTAAACGAACTTTTTGATGAGTTGAGTTCAGTGGCTAAGCTACTTGATGGTGAGCAGCAAGATTATCAGCAAGCGCTTGCTCATTGGCGAGCGGCAGTTGACGATCCATCTCAAACGCTATCGGGTAAGATCTTGGGTGAGTTATTATCGAGCCAAATTGACCATAGCTATTGGGTTAAGGAGCTCGCCGAGCGTTATTATCAACAGTTGCTGGACTATCCCTTATCACCTGAAGTTGAGCAAGATTATGTTCGCGCGGCTGAAAAATCATGGCAAGTTCAAGCGCAAATGGAAGCCGAGTCTAAGGTAAGTTTCGAGCAGTATCTGTTCGATTACTTTGCCAAAGTTCCAGCAGAAATCGAGCATGTTGGATGA
- the purE gene encoding 5-(carboxyamino)imidazole ribonucleotide mutase: MTKPFVAVLMGSDSDLPTMQATLDVLKTFGIQFEAKVTSAHRTPAATHAYVTDAEARGCKVFICAAGLAAHLAGAVAGITTRPVIGVPVDCGPLQGHDALLSTVMMPGGVPVATVAIGSAGAKNAGYLAAQMLAVGDDALAAAVKEERAKSAEAVQAKDAKLQEKLASL, from the coding sequence ATGACTAAGCCATTTGTTGCAGTATTAATGGGATCTGATTCTGATTTACCAACGATGCAAGCCACCCTGGATGTACTCAAAACCTTCGGTATCCAATTTGAAGCTAAAGTCACTTCAGCACATCGTACACCTGCGGCGACTCATGCGTATGTTACTGACGCTGAAGCTCGCGGCTGTAAAGTGTTCATTTGTGCAGCGGGTCTAGCCGCTCACCTAGCGGGCGCCGTTGCTGGTATTACAACTCGTCCTGTCATTGGTGTGCCAGTTGATTGTGGTCCGCTGCAAGGTCATGATGCACTATTGTCAACGGTGATGATGCCTGGCGGCGTGCCAGTTGCGACAGTGGCTATTGGTAGTGCTGGTGCTAAGAATGCGGGTTATTTAGCGGCGCAAATGCTAGCTGTAGGCGATGATGCGCTAGCGGCTGCAGTTAAGGAAGAACGTGCTAAATCGGCAGAAGCAGTTCAAGCTAAAGATGCAAAACTTCAAGAGAAATTAGCTAGTTTATAA
- a CDS encoding sigma-70 family RNA polymerase sigma factor: MHQYRQGDHRAFEQLYLKHKGALYRYFLRQIGDQQLAEDLYQETWGRVIKAAAGYQSSAKFTTWLYRIAHNLLIDHVRALKPVESFTDDYGENVDAQSILPSDQDSPDRLALDDIKAKILKQCIALLPHVQKEAFLLSVEMGFTAGAISEIADVGLEATKSRIRYANRALKECVNSKWQE, encoded by the coding sequence ATGCATCAATACCGGCAAGGTGATCATCGTGCTTTTGAACAACTTTACCTTAAACATAAAGGTGCTTTGTATCGCTATTTTTTAAGGCAAATTGGTGATCAACAATTGGCCGAAGATCTATACCAAGAAACTTGGGGCAGGGTGATCAAAGCGGCCGCGGGTTACCAAAGTAGTGCAAAATTCACCACCTGGTTATATCGAATTGCCCATAACTTGCTCATTGACCATGTCAGAGCGTTAAAACCTGTAGAATCCTTTACGGATGACTATGGTGAGAATGTTGATGCACAGAGCATATTACCAAGCGATCAAGATTCACCTGATCGGCTCGCCTTGGATGATATTAAGGCGAAGATATTAAAACAGTGTATTGCTTTGTTGCCCCATGTTCAGAAGGAAGCCTTTTTACTCAGTGTGGAAATGGGATTTACCGCGGGCGCGATCAGTGAGATAGCTGACGTGGGTTTAGAAGCGACTAAAAGTCGTATCCGCTATGCTAATCGCGCTCTTAAAGAGTGTGTAAATAGTAAATGGCAGGAGTAG
- a CDS encoding S41 family peptidase encodes MKLSHLFASCAFALGTLNIASALADPSIVPQEINNQGYYRAPAIQDNTLVFTAEGDLWTQALNDPYARRLTSLPAEELGAVISKDGKYVAYVADYDGASEVYVIPIQGGVAKRVSFENSRVRVQGWTADGQILYATDNAFGPANYWVLRSIDPASLTTTDLPLADAIEGVIDDAGENLFFTRFGLQTTGDNAKVYRGGAKGELWRYKLGSDEEAIELTANHQGSVRQPMLSKKRLYFVSDASGNDNIWSMDTNGHDLRQHTQFTEWQVRGARIDAGRIVFQQGADIKLYDIASNETQTLDIHLTSDFAERREHWVNQPMKYATDTQFSPSGDKVVITARSHVAIAGSDGSRLVELALSGDNRVRNAVMSPDSQWVYGISDASGEQEIWRYAADGSNQAKQLTKDGNSLRMGLHLSPNGRYIAHDDYEGNLWLLDLKKGNNSKIITNGQGLGPYSDVVWSNDSQLIAVTKDEQGKLRPQVVLYSLAAGKAQSLTSDKYESFSPTFSDDGKWLYFISNRSFNATPTSPWGDRNLGPVFDNRGQVFALALTQSAEFPFSKPTELTRKSDQGDDDKSDDTKEVTVDWDGLNQRLWQVPIASGNYSDLQVTSKGLYLLSHSATAGINPSLKWIKFDSLNPKIDTFADDVQAYGLSADDSKLFIRRASNNGQEMLIVDAGESLPKDVSQARVQTEQWQLAISPQQEWQQMFEDAWLMHRDSFFDKNMRGLDWNATKAKYQPLLARLTDRHELNDIFKQMMGELDSLHSQVRGGDFPVDNDTPKGANLGGRLEQTKQGVRIAHIYQNDAELPSHASPLGRVDVDAVVGDIIVAINGKPVNSVADVAHYLRNQTQKQVLLTLKRKQQTIKTIVVPISNSTNAKLRYLDWVNHNAQEVSEDSKGDIGYLHLYAMGSGDIASFAREFYANIDKKGLIIDVRRNRGGNIDSWIIEKLLRRTWMFWKPTQGTPNTNMQQTFRGHIVVLTDQLTYSDGETFSAGIKALGIAPLIGKQTAGAGVWLSGRNSLTDKGMARVAEYPQYAMDGRWIVEGRGISPDIEVDNLPLATFKGNDAQLQKAISYLKQELVEQPINPLQAEPMPVSGMAQDIK; translated from the coding sequence ATGAAACTTAGCCACTTGTTTGCCAGCTGTGCTTTCGCACTAGGCACTTTAAATATAGCTTCAGCTCTTGCCGACCCAAGCATCGTTCCCCAAGAAATCAATAACCAAGGTTATTACCGCGCTCCAGCGATTCAAGACAACACCCTCGTTTTTACCGCCGAAGGCGACTTGTGGACTCAAGCACTGAATGATCCTTATGCCCGTCGCTTAACCAGTTTACCTGCTGAAGAGCTCGGTGCTGTTATCTCTAAAGATGGTAAATATGTAGCTTATGTAGCTGATTATGACGGTGCGAGTGAAGTTTACGTCATCCCAATTCAAGGCGGCGTCGCTAAGCGTGTAAGCTTTGAAAATAGTCGTGTGCGAGTTCAAGGCTGGACCGCTGATGGGCAAATTCTTTATGCCACCGACAATGCATTTGGTCCTGCCAATTATTGGGTATTACGCAGTATCGACCCGGCGAGTTTAACTACCACAGATTTACCTTTAGCCGATGCAATTGAAGGGGTGATCGATGATGCCGGTGAAAATCTATTTTTTACTCGGTTTGGATTGCAAACCACGGGCGATAACGCAAAAGTTTACCGTGGTGGCGCAAAAGGCGAACTGTGGCGCTATAAATTAGGCAGCGATGAAGAAGCTATTGAGCTAACGGCTAACCATCAAGGTTCCGTTCGTCAACCTATGCTGTCGAAAAAACGCCTGTACTTTGTTAGTGATGCAAGCGGTAACGACAATATCTGGTCGATGGATACTAATGGTCATGACCTACGTCAGCATACTCAGTTCACCGAGTGGCAGGTTCGTGGCGCGCGAATCGATGCTGGTCGCATCGTATTCCAACAAGGTGCCGATATTAAGTTGTACGATATCGCATCTAACGAGACACAAACGCTCGATATTCATTTGACGTCTGATTTTGCTGAGCGTCGTGAACATTGGGTTAACCAACCAATGAAATATGCCACTGATACGCAGTTTTCACCATCTGGTGACAAGGTGGTGATTACCGCTCGCAGCCATGTTGCGATTGCTGGAAGTGATGGTTCGCGGCTAGTTGAACTGGCATTGTCTGGTGACAATCGAGTCCGTAATGCGGTCATGAGCCCCGATAGTCAGTGGGTATATGGGATCAGTGATGCGTCTGGTGAACAAGAGATCTGGCGTTATGCTGCTGATGGCAGCAATCAAGCTAAGCAATTAACAAAAGATGGTAATAGCTTACGTATGGGGCTGCATTTGTCGCCTAATGGCCGCTATATCGCCCATGATGATTATGAGGGTAACTTGTGGTTACTTGACCTAAAAAAGGGCAACAATAGTAAGATCATCACAAATGGCCAAGGTCTAGGGCCATATAGCGACGTGGTTTGGTCTAATGACAGTCAATTGATTGCGGTAACTAAAGATGAGCAGGGTAAATTACGTCCTCAAGTGGTTTTATACTCATTAGCTGCTGGCAAAGCGCAAAGTTTAACTAGCGATAAATATGAGTCATTTTCGCCAACATTTAGTGATGACGGCAAATGGCTTTACTTTATCTCTAACCGCTCATTTAACGCCACACCGACTTCTCCTTGGGGAGATCGCAATCTTGGGCCCGTATTTGATAATCGCGGACAAGTATTTGCGTTAGCACTGACGCAATCGGCTGAATTTCCTTTTAGTAAACCGACAGAATTAACCCGTAAGAGTGATCAAGGGGATGATGACAAGAGTGATGATACAAAAGAGGTGACTGTTGACTGGGATGGTCTCAATCAGCGCCTATGGCAAGTGCCGATAGCATCGGGTAATTACAGCGATCTGCAAGTGACATCAAAAGGACTTTACTTATTGTCTCATTCGGCAACTGCTGGCATTAACCCGTCGCTAAAATGGATTAAATTTGATTCACTAAATCCTAAAATCGACACGTTTGCCGATGATGTTCAAGCCTATGGACTCTCAGCCGATGACAGTAAACTGTTTATCCGCAGAGCCAGTAACAATGGACAGGAGATGTTGATTGTTGATGCTGGAGAGTCGCTGCCCAAAGATGTGAGCCAGGCGCGAGTGCAAACAGAACAATGGCAGTTGGCGATTTCACCACAGCAAGAGTGGCAGCAGATGTTTGAAGATGCTTGGTTGATGCACCGAGATTCTTTCTTCGATAAAAATATGCGTGGATTGGATTGGAACGCAACTAAAGCTAAGTATCAGCCGTTGTTAGCGCGATTAACGGATCGTCACGAGCTAAATGACATTTTCAAACAGATGATGGGTGAGCTCGATTCGCTTCATTCTCAGGTGCGTGGTGGCGATTTTCCCGTCGACAATGACACGCCCAAAGGGGCTAATCTGGGAGGGCGATTAGAGCAGACCAAGCAGGGGGTTCGTATTGCTCATATTTATCAAAATGATGCCGAGTTACCCAGTCATGCTTCTCCGCTTGGCCGAGTCGATGTCGATGCTGTTGTTGGTGATATTATTGTCGCGATAAATGGCAAGCCGGTTAACTCGGTCGCAGATGTTGCGCATTACTTACGTAATCAAACTCAGAAGCAGGTGCTGCTGACATTAAAACGTAAACAGCAAACGATAAAAACCATCGTCGTACCAATATCAAATAGCACTAATGCTAAGTTACGTTATTTAGATTGGGTTAATCATAACGCCCAAGAAGTTAGCGAAGATAGCAAGGGCGATATTGGCTATCTGCATCTCTATGCCATGGGCTCTGGCGACATCGCAAGTTTTGCTCGTGAGTTTTATGCCAACATCGATAAGAAGGGGTTGATTATCGATGTGCGCCGAAATCGCGGTGGGAATATCGATAGTTGGATCATCGAAAAACTATTGCGCCGCACTTGGATGTTCTGGAAGCCAACTCAAGGTACGCCTAACACGAATATGCAGCAAACGTTCCGTGGTCACATTGTCGTGTTGACCGATCAGCTGACCTATTCTGATGGTGAAACTTTCTCTGCGGGGATTAAGGCTCTTGGGATTGCGCCATTAATTGGCAAACAGACCGCGGGTGCTGGCGTGTGGTTGTCTGGCCGTAATTCGTTGACAGATAAAGGTATGGCGCGTGTTGCTGAGTATCCGCAGTATGCAATGGATGGCCGATGGATAGTGGAAGGTCGGGGTATTAGCCCTGATATTGAGGTGGACAACTTACCACTAGCCACATTCAAGGGTAACGATGCACAGTTACAAAAGGCGATTAGCTACTTGAAACAAGAGTTAGTTGAGCAGCCGATAAATCCACTGCAGGCTGAACCTATGCCTGTTTCTGGGATGGCGCAAGATATTAAATAG
- a CDS encoding OsmC family protein, with product MAHRENRGDLHQSFSLKLAWIRNAEEAQSQDHIIEFGSGQIIKASAAPQYMGSQDKINPEESLLAAISACHMLSFLTVARKMRLEVISYSDNTTAKLGKNRDNRIAITHITMAPQVSFKSCDTVSEARLAKMHHIAHNNCFIANSLSSDVQIDMHNSSATIPTDNKLI from the coding sequence ATAGCGCATCGCGAAAATCGGGGGGATTTACATCAATCATTCTCTCTTAAATTAGCGTGGATTAGGAACGCTGAAGAAGCACAGAGTCAAGATCACATCATCGAATTTGGCAGTGGCCAAATCATTAAAGCTTCAGCCGCGCCACAATATATGGGATCGCAAGATAAAATAAATCCAGAGGAGAGTTTGTTAGCCGCTATCAGCGCCTGCCATATGCTAAGTTTTCTCACCGTAGCGAGAAAAATGCGTCTTGAAGTCATTAGCTACAGCGATAACACCACGGCAAAGCTTGGTAAAAACAGGGATAACCGTATCGCTATTACTCACATTACGATGGCACCACAAGTCTCATTTAAGTCATGTGACACCGTAAGCGAAGCGCGTTTGGCGAAGATGCATCATATCGCACACAATAACTGTTTTATCGCTAATTCGTTATCTAGCGACGTACAAATAGATATGCACAACTCATCTGCGACAATCCCGACTGATAACAAGCTGATCTGA
- the hpf gene encoding ribosome hibernation-promoting factor, HPF/YfiA family — protein MKINLSGHHVDITDSIKEHVNQKFSKIATHFPTLISLDIIISKEHGEYQVELRTNYEGSRISASGTGDVMYPAIATAAKKLDAALKHRKGHLKADLHEKPVSTTPEIAHEIIQEMKLL, from the coding sequence ATGAAAATAAATCTTTCTGGTCACCACGTTGATATTACTGATTCAATAAAAGAGCACGTGAATCAAAAGTTTTCCAAGATCGCCACACATTTTCCAACCCTAATTTCACTCGACATTATCATTTCAAAAGAGCACGGGGAGTATCAAGTCGAGCTGAGAACCAATTACGAAGGTAGCCGAATCTCTGCATCAGGTACTGGTGATGTTATGTATCCGGCTATTGCGACTGCAGCCAAGAAGCTTGATGCGGCGCTTAAGCACAGAAAAGGTCATTTAAAAGCCGATCTCCATGAGAAGCCTGTGAGTACCACTCCAGAAATCGCTCATGAGATCATCCAAGAGATGAAACTGTTATAG
- a CDS encoding TIGR02450 family Trp-rich protein codes for MAIANVPIGMNTISSKNFSPKKLLQSKWSKVIPINKEKHFTVVEVEFDEQNNVVLCIIEAVINRNQYSIDWRSLRDSNIWRIGWR; via the coding sequence ATGGCAATTGCTAACGTACCTATTGGTATGAATACTATTAGCTCAAAAAACTTTAGCCCCAAAAAGTTGCTTCAGAGTAAGTGGAGCAAAGTTATTCCTATCAATAAAGAGAAGCATTTTACTGTAGTCGAAGTTGAATTTGATGAGCAGAATAATGTAGTCCTTTGCATTATTGAGGCGGTGATCAATCGTAACCAATATTCAATCGATTGGCGAAGCTTACGAGACAGCAATATCTGGCGGATCGGCTGGCGATAA
- a CDS encoding organic hydroperoxide resistance protein has protein sequence MKSLYQTTATASAGRNGQVSTDDGKLSVMLSYPKEMGGSGEATNPEQLFAAGYSACFSNAILHVAREAKVALTTAPVTATVGIGVRAEGGFALTVALSVALELPQEQAIELVKSAHQVCPYSNAVRNNIDVSLTVNNQVI, from the coding sequence ATGAAATCACTTTATCAAACAACAGCGACAGCGAGTGCAGGACGTAACGGCCAAGTGTCAACAGATGATGGAAAGCTATCGGTAATGCTGAGCTATCCTAAAGAGATGGGCGGCAGTGGCGAAGCGACTAACCCTGAACAGCTTTTTGCTGCTGGATATAGCGCCTGTTTTTCAAATGCGATTTTGCATGTAGCCAGAGAAGCAAAAGTGGCGTTAACGACTGCACCAGTAACCGCGACAGTAGGGATTGGCGTTCGTGCAGAAGGCGGGTTTGCATTAACGGTAGCATTAAGTGTGGCGTTAGAGCTGCCTCAGGAACAAGCGATCGAGTTAGTTAAGAGCGCGCATCAAGTGTGCCCATATTCAAACGCTGTACGTAATAACATTGATGTTAGCCTGACTGTAAACAATCAAGTTATCTAA
- a CDS encoding DoxX family protein, giving the protein MNQNIAPVFITIGRVLLALYFLLPGVMKFVSWDMHVALMEKHNMIMIPVLLAAAGVFQIAAAIALILNRYTYIVSLLLAALVLVINFSLHDFWNFSGVEGAHEMQNFVKNLGILAGLLVLAGHSGSKSDTE; this is encoded by the coding sequence TTGAATCAGAACATCGCGCCAGTGTTTATAACGATAGGACGAGTGTTACTTGCTTTATACTTTTTGTTACCGGGTGTAATGAAGTTTGTAAGCTGGGATATGCATGTCGCTTTAATGGAAAAGCACAATATGATTATGATCCCTGTGTTGTTAGCTGCTGCTGGAGTATTTCAGATCGCAGCGGCTATCGCACTGATCCTCAATCGATATACTTATATCGTGTCATTGTTGCTGGCCGCACTCGTTCTTGTCATTAACTTTAGCTTGCATGATTTTTGGAACTTCAGTGGCGTTGAAGGCGCCCATGAAATGCAAAATTTTGTCAAAAATCTAGGTATTTTAGCTGGGTTACTGGTGTTAGCTGGACATAGTGGCAGCAAATCGGATACCGAGTAG